Proteins from a single region of Neomonachus schauinslandi chromosome 10, ASM220157v2, whole genome shotgun sequence:
- the SLC5A6 gene encoding sodium-dependent multivitamin transporter isoform X1, translating into MSVVVSTSAPLLPASDTNTVTSTFSLVDYVVFVLLLVLSLAIGLYHAFRGWGRHTVGQLLMADRKMSCLPVALSLLATFQSAVAILGVPSEIYRFGTQYWFLGCCYFLGLLIPAHVFIPVFYRLHLTSAYEYLELRFNKAVRVCGTLTFIFQMVIYMGVVLYAPSLALNAVTGFDLWLSVLTLGIVCTVYTALGGLKAVIWTDVFQTLVMFLGQLVVIIVGSAKVGGLRHVWEVASQHGRISGIVLDPDPFVRHTFWTLAFGGVFMMLSLYGVNQAQVQRYLSSRTEKAAVLSCYAVFPCQQLVLCMSCLIGLVMFVYYQEYPMSTQQAQAAPDQFVLYFVMDLLKDLPGLPGLFVACLFSGSLSTISSAFNSLATVTMEDLIRPWFPQFSEVQAIMLSRILAFGYGLLCLGMAYISSQMGPVLQAALSIFGMVGGPLLGLFCLGMFFPCANPPGAIVGLLAGLIMAFWIGIGSIVTNMASRMAPSPPNISSFSLPSNLTSVTMTTLMPSTTLSKPTGLQRLYSLSYLWYSAHNSTTVIVVGLIVSLLTGGMRGRTLNPRTIYPVLPKLVALLPLSCQKRFHCISYSQVAAMLSRLYPPLPLLLPDLPDSLPSLSFLLPSSSHYLSEPGPSPSNCPGFYPQGSADLVGRRVSAQRGA; encoded by the exons ATGAGTGTGGTGGTGAGcacctctgctcccctgctcccagcctcaGACACAAACACTGTCACATCTACCTTCTCCCTTGTGGACTATGTAGTGTTTGTGCTGCTGCTGGTTCTCTCCCTTGCTATTGGGCTCTACCATGCCTTTCGTGGCTGGGGCCGGCATACTGTTGGCCAACTGCTCATGGCAGACCGAAAAATGAGCTGTCTTCCTGTGGCTCTGTCTCTGCTGGCCACCTTCCAATCAGCCGTGGCCATCTTGGGTGTGCCGTCCGAGATCTACCGATTTGGGACCCAGTATTGGTTCCTGGGCTGCTGCTATTTTCTGGGCCTGCTGATCCCTGCACACGTCTTCATCCCTGTCTTCTACCGCCTGCATCTCACCAGTGCCTAtgag TACCTGGAGCTCCGATTCAATAAAGCTGTGCGGGTTTGTGGGACCTTGACCTTCATCTTTCAGATG GTGATCTACATGGGAGTCGTGCTCTATGCACCATCATTGGCCCTCAATGCAG TGACTGGCTTTGACTTGTGGCTGTCAGTGCTGACCCTAGGCATTGTTTGTACTGTCTATACTGCTCTG GGCGGACTGAAGGCAGTCATCTGGACAGACGTGTTCCAGACGCTGGTCATGTTCCTAGGGCAGCTGGTGGTTATCATTGTGGGGTCAGCCAAGGTGGGCGGCTTGAGGCATGTGTGGGAAGTGGCTTCCCAGCATGGCCGCATCTCTGGGATCGT GCTGGATCCAGATCCTTTTGTACGGCACACTTTCTGGACATTGGCTTTTGGGGGTGTCTTCATGATGCTCTCCTTGTATGGGGTGAACCAGGCTCAGGTGCAGCGCTACCTCAGTTCCCGCACGGAGAAGGCTGCTGTGCT CTCCTGCTATGCAGTCTTCCCTTGCCAGCAGTTGGTCCTCTGCATGAGCTGCCTCATTGGCTTGGTCATGTTTGTCTACTACCAGGAGTATCCCATGAGCACCCAGCAGGCTCAAGCAGCCCCTGACCAG TTCGTCCTGTATTTTGTGATGGATCTCCTGAAAGACCTGCCAGGCCTGCCTGGGCTCTTTGTTGCCTGCCTCTTCAGTGGCTCCCTCAG CACCATATCTTCTGCTTTTAACTCATTGGCAACTGTTACGATGGAAGATCTGATCCGACCCTGGTTCCCTCAATTCTCTGAAGTCCAGGCCATCATGCTTTCCAGAATCCTCG CCTTTGGCTATGGGCTACTTTGTCTGGGAATGGCCTATATTTCTTCCCAGATGGGACCCGTGTTACAG GCAGCACTCAGCATCTTTGGCATGGTTGGGGGGCCGCTGCTCGGACTCTTCTGTCTTGGGATGTTCTTTCCTTGTGCCAACCCTCCT GGTGCCATTGTGGGCCTGTTGGCTGGACTCATCATGGCCTTCTGGATCGGCATCGGGAGCATAGTGACCAACATGGCCTCCCGCATGGCACCCTCTCCTCCTAATATATCCAGCTTTTCCCTGCCTAGCAATCTGACCTCTGTCACCATGACCACACTGATGCCCTCAACCACCCTCTCCAA GCCTACAGGACTGCAGCGTCTCTACTCCTTGTCGTATTTATGGTACAGCGCTCACAACTCAACCACAGTCATTGTGGTGGGCCTGATTGTCAGTCTGCTCACTG GAGGAATGCGGGGCCGGACCCTGAATCCTCGGACCATTTACCCAGTGTTACCAAAGCTCGTTGCCCTGCTGCCCCTGTCCTGTCAGAAGCGATTTCACTGCATAAGCTACAGCCAGGTAGCAGCTATGTTGTCCAGATTataccctcccctccctctcttactGCCGGACCTTCCagattctcttccctccctttcctttctcctccccagcaGCTCTCATTATTTGTCTGAACCTGGACCATCCCCCAGTAACTGCCCTGGCTTCTACCCTCAGGGGAGTGCTGACTTGGTGGGCAGAAGGGTCTCAGCCCAGAGAGGTGCCTAG
- the SLC5A6 gene encoding sodium-dependent multivitamin transporter isoform X3 has product MSVVVSTSAPLLPASDTNTVTSTFSLVDYVVFVLLLVLSLAIGLYHAFRGWGRHTVGQLLMADRKMSCLPVALSLLATFQSAVAILGVPSEIYRFGTQYWFLGCCYFLGLLIPAHVFIPVFYRLHLTSAYEYLELRFNKAVRVCGTLTFIFQMVIYMGVVLYAPSLALNAVTGFDLWLSVLTLGIVCTVYTALGGLKAVIWTDVFQTLVMFLGQLVVIIVGSAKVGGLRHVWEVASQHGRISGIVLDPDPFVRHTFWTLAFGGVFMMLSLYGVNQAQVQRYLSSRTEKAAVLTISSAFNSLATVTMEDLIRPWFPQFSEVQAIMLSRILAFGYGLLCLGMAYISSQMGPVLQAALSIFGMVGGPLLGLFCLGMFFPCANPPGAIVGLLAGLIMAFWIGIGSIVTNMASRMAPSPPNISSFSLPSNLTSVTMTTLMPSTTLSKPTGLQRLYSLSYLWYSAHNSTTVIVVGLIVSLLTGGMRGRTLNPRTIYPVLPKLVALLPLSCQKRFHCISYSQVAAMLSRLYPPLPLLLPDLPDSLPSLSFLLPSSSHYLSEPGPSPSNCPGFYPQGSADLVGRRVSAQRGA; this is encoded by the exons ATGAGTGTGGTGGTGAGcacctctgctcccctgctcccagcctcaGACACAAACACTGTCACATCTACCTTCTCCCTTGTGGACTATGTAGTGTTTGTGCTGCTGCTGGTTCTCTCCCTTGCTATTGGGCTCTACCATGCCTTTCGTGGCTGGGGCCGGCATACTGTTGGCCAACTGCTCATGGCAGACCGAAAAATGAGCTGTCTTCCTGTGGCTCTGTCTCTGCTGGCCACCTTCCAATCAGCCGTGGCCATCTTGGGTGTGCCGTCCGAGATCTACCGATTTGGGACCCAGTATTGGTTCCTGGGCTGCTGCTATTTTCTGGGCCTGCTGATCCCTGCACACGTCTTCATCCCTGTCTTCTACCGCCTGCATCTCACCAGTGCCTAtgag TACCTGGAGCTCCGATTCAATAAAGCTGTGCGGGTTTGTGGGACCTTGACCTTCATCTTTCAGATG GTGATCTACATGGGAGTCGTGCTCTATGCACCATCATTGGCCCTCAATGCAG TGACTGGCTTTGACTTGTGGCTGTCAGTGCTGACCCTAGGCATTGTTTGTACTGTCTATACTGCTCTG GGCGGACTGAAGGCAGTCATCTGGACAGACGTGTTCCAGACGCTGGTCATGTTCCTAGGGCAGCTGGTGGTTATCATTGTGGGGTCAGCCAAGGTGGGCGGCTTGAGGCATGTGTGGGAAGTGGCTTCCCAGCATGGCCGCATCTCTGGGATCGT GCTGGATCCAGATCCTTTTGTACGGCACACTTTCTGGACATTGGCTTTTGGGGGTGTCTTCATGATGCTCTCCTTGTATGGGGTGAACCAGGCTCAGGTGCAGCGCTACCTCAGTTCCCGCACGGAGAAGGCTGCTGTGCT CACCATATCTTCTGCTTTTAACTCATTGGCAACTGTTACGATGGAAGATCTGATCCGACCCTGGTTCCCTCAATTCTCTGAAGTCCAGGCCATCATGCTTTCCAGAATCCTCG CCTTTGGCTATGGGCTACTTTGTCTGGGAATGGCCTATATTTCTTCCCAGATGGGACCCGTGTTACAG GCAGCACTCAGCATCTTTGGCATGGTTGGGGGGCCGCTGCTCGGACTCTTCTGTCTTGGGATGTTCTTTCCTTGTGCCAACCCTCCT GGTGCCATTGTGGGCCTGTTGGCTGGACTCATCATGGCCTTCTGGATCGGCATCGGGAGCATAGTGACCAACATGGCCTCCCGCATGGCACCCTCTCCTCCTAATATATCCAGCTTTTCCCTGCCTAGCAATCTGACCTCTGTCACCATGACCACACTGATGCCCTCAACCACCCTCTCCAA GCCTACAGGACTGCAGCGTCTCTACTCCTTGTCGTATTTATGGTACAGCGCTCACAACTCAACCACAGTCATTGTGGTGGGCCTGATTGTCAGTCTGCTCACTG GAGGAATGCGGGGCCGGACCCTGAATCCTCGGACCATTTACCCAGTGTTACCAAAGCTCGTTGCCCTGCTGCCCCTGTCCTGTCAGAAGCGATTTCACTGCATAAGCTACAGCCAGGTAGCAGCTATGTTGTCCAGATTataccctcccctccctctcttactGCCGGACCTTCCagattctcttccctccctttcctttctcctccccagcaGCTCTCATTATTTGTCTGAACCTGGACCATCCCCCAGTAACTGCCCTGGCTTCTACCCTCAGGGGAGTGCTGACTTGGTGGGCAGAAGGGTCTCAGCCCAGAGAGGTGCCTAG
- the SLC5A6 gene encoding sodium-dependent multivitamin transporter isoform X2 gives MSVVVSTSAPLLPASDTNTVTSTFSLVDYVVFVLLLVLSLAIGLYHAFRGWGRHTVGQLLMADRKMSCLPVALSLLATFQSAVAILGVPSEIYRFGTQYWFLGCCYFLGLLIPAHVFIPVFYRLHLTSAYEYLELRFNKAVRVCGTLTFIFQMVIYMGVVLYAPSLALNAVTGFDLWLSVLTLGIVCTVYTALGGLKAVIWTDVFQTLVMFLGQLVVIIVGSAKVGGLRHVWEVASQHGRISGIVLDPDPFVRHTFWTLAFGGVFMMLSLYGVNQAQVQRYLSSRTEKAAVLSCYAVFPCQQLVLCMSCLIGLVMFVYYQEYPMSTQQAQAAPDQFVLYFVMDLLKDLPGLPGLFVACLFSGSLSTISSAFNSLATVTMEDLIRPWFPQFSEVQAIMLSRILAFGYGLLCLGMAYISSQMGPVLQAALSIFGMVGGPLLGLFCLGMFFPCANPPGAIVGLLAGLIMAFWIGIGSIVTNMASRMAPSPPNISSFSLPSNLTSVTMTTLMPSTTLSKPTGLQRLYSLSYLWYSAHNSTTVIVVGLIVSLLTGGMRGRTLNPRTIYPVLPKLVALLPLSCQKRFHCISYSQDLSVDTPTFPEKMSNGMLKNSRDKEVMAVPEESSAHQGNSPTFILQETSL, from the exons ATGAGTGTGGTGGTGAGcacctctgctcccctgctcccagcctcaGACACAAACACTGTCACATCTACCTTCTCCCTTGTGGACTATGTAGTGTTTGTGCTGCTGCTGGTTCTCTCCCTTGCTATTGGGCTCTACCATGCCTTTCGTGGCTGGGGCCGGCATACTGTTGGCCAACTGCTCATGGCAGACCGAAAAATGAGCTGTCTTCCTGTGGCTCTGTCTCTGCTGGCCACCTTCCAATCAGCCGTGGCCATCTTGGGTGTGCCGTCCGAGATCTACCGATTTGGGACCCAGTATTGGTTCCTGGGCTGCTGCTATTTTCTGGGCCTGCTGATCCCTGCACACGTCTTCATCCCTGTCTTCTACCGCCTGCATCTCACCAGTGCCTAtgag TACCTGGAGCTCCGATTCAATAAAGCTGTGCGGGTTTGTGGGACCTTGACCTTCATCTTTCAGATG GTGATCTACATGGGAGTCGTGCTCTATGCACCATCATTGGCCCTCAATGCAG TGACTGGCTTTGACTTGTGGCTGTCAGTGCTGACCCTAGGCATTGTTTGTACTGTCTATACTGCTCTG GGCGGACTGAAGGCAGTCATCTGGACAGACGTGTTCCAGACGCTGGTCATGTTCCTAGGGCAGCTGGTGGTTATCATTGTGGGGTCAGCCAAGGTGGGCGGCTTGAGGCATGTGTGGGAAGTGGCTTCCCAGCATGGCCGCATCTCTGGGATCGT GCTGGATCCAGATCCTTTTGTACGGCACACTTTCTGGACATTGGCTTTTGGGGGTGTCTTCATGATGCTCTCCTTGTATGGGGTGAACCAGGCTCAGGTGCAGCGCTACCTCAGTTCCCGCACGGAGAAGGCTGCTGTGCT CTCCTGCTATGCAGTCTTCCCTTGCCAGCAGTTGGTCCTCTGCATGAGCTGCCTCATTGGCTTGGTCATGTTTGTCTACTACCAGGAGTATCCCATGAGCACCCAGCAGGCTCAAGCAGCCCCTGACCAG TTCGTCCTGTATTTTGTGATGGATCTCCTGAAAGACCTGCCAGGCCTGCCTGGGCTCTTTGTTGCCTGCCTCTTCAGTGGCTCCCTCAG CACCATATCTTCTGCTTTTAACTCATTGGCAACTGTTACGATGGAAGATCTGATCCGACCCTGGTTCCCTCAATTCTCTGAAGTCCAGGCCATCATGCTTTCCAGAATCCTCG CCTTTGGCTATGGGCTACTTTGTCTGGGAATGGCCTATATTTCTTCCCAGATGGGACCCGTGTTACAG GCAGCACTCAGCATCTTTGGCATGGTTGGGGGGCCGCTGCTCGGACTCTTCTGTCTTGGGATGTTCTTTCCTTGTGCCAACCCTCCT GGTGCCATTGTGGGCCTGTTGGCTGGACTCATCATGGCCTTCTGGATCGGCATCGGGAGCATAGTGACCAACATGGCCTCCCGCATGGCACCCTCTCCTCCTAATATATCCAGCTTTTCCCTGCCTAGCAATCTGACCTCTGTCACCATGACCACACTGATGCCCTCAACCACCCTCTCCAA GCCTACAGGACTGCAGCGTCTCTACTCCTTGTCGTATTTATGGTACAGCGCTCACAACTCAACCACAGTCATTGTGGTGGGCCTGATTGTCAGTCTGCTCACTG GAGGAATGCGGGGCCGGACCCTGAATCCTCGGACCATTTACCCAGTGTTACCAAAGCTCGTTGCCCTGCTGCCCCTGTCCTGTCAGAAGCGATTTCACTGCATAAGCTACAGCCAG GACCTCTCAGTGGACACTCCTACATTTCCGGAAAAGATGAGTAATGGGATGTTGAAGAACAGCAGAGACAAGGAGGTCATGGCAGTGCCTGAGGAAAGCTCAGCCCACCAAGGGAACAGCCCCACCTTCATCCTCCAGGAGACCTCACTGTGA